CCACCACTACTCACAGTACAATTCTCTTCAATTCAATATTGTGTGTATCCACACAACATTACGTTGTCTGAAAGCGCTTTACGTTACCCCTGCCCAAATGAACTTCTTTAAATTGATTTAATTGCTAACTGCTGCAAACTGATAATTAAAAGAGCTAGAGAGCGGGGGCTGTCAGGGTGAAACAAGCTGTGTCACAGTGGAACAAGCGTGTTGTTTTGGGGCAGTAGAGGAACTTCCTGTTAGACCCGACCTTGGTAGCAGAGTATTCAGTtcagtctgtctctctccatctGCTATGATTCAGAATTTAGAGATcagtgatcattgttgacacgacacaacaaaaaaaatgttctctgcatttcatccacatgtgacatagcagggagcAGCTAACTCTACACCCAGGGAGCAGCTAACTCTACACCCAGGGAGCAGCTAACTCTACACCCAGGGAGCAGCTAACTCtacacccagggagcagtgccgtgctggtcagggattcataCCAGTAATTTTTGAATTACAAGGGTGCTTCCTCAACCATTAGGCCCCCTCTACCCCAAGATGTTACTCTTctcatttcttctcttttcagcCCTCATGGGTAGGTGAAATTATGCAAATTTTACCAGAGGCAAGGGTGAAGGGTGAAAAAGGCAAGGGTGTAAAATTTGGACTGCTGACTCGAGTGTGATTTTCAATTCCAGaccagtctgcacacgcatttacatgcatgcaacagttttattacctcgtaactagtctgtagggtttgctgaCTGTCCCAACGCTTTTCAGGTAgctcattttaggtttataatggaacaatatagatttgccgtatgaTTTCCAGCTTGAGCCTCACGTCTAATGCGTGAGTCTTGTTTTTATACTCTTAACATATCATTATAATAAGTGGCTTCTTGGCATCACTAAAATATACCGCACATTTTTTTACTTACATTCCACTAAAAtgcataaatagataaataaaacaaacaaacaaagttacGTTTCACTTTAAACCAACATGGCAGCGCGCCCTTATCCGCCATTTTAAAGAAACCAGTTAAATCCGAGCCGCGCTTCATCCGAACAGAAAATACCGGATAAGTGTTTGGCCAAAGCAGAACCCACAAGTTTATCCTGAAGTTGTTTATCCAAGTCAGGGACCAGGTTAGCTTCAGGTTAGCAACTTTTGGTACTGACTGACCTAGACTGTAATGTACATTTGACGGGAAATCGCAGGTTTCCGTCAGTTTACCTGGTTTAACACAGCTGCTTGGTTACCAACTAAACCAGAGTTCTGGGTTACCCATCTGGGGTTAAACATGATCCATGTCGATTAAAAGAGATATTTCGACATAAACGTCTTCATTTTAAACAATGCTATGATAGcttgaggcccaaagtaaaaaaagaaattcAGCCGATTAGCCGCTAGCGTGCTGATTCCGGTCCCGAAAAGACAGACTGTCTCaataaaatgtgatatttaacaAACGTGTCAACCAGCAGTAGTAGCATTTATTAATATCCGTGCGTTATGACTGAAATGAGCTCATGTCAAACCATGGTCTTATAcacaagaagaaaggagcacacaaagttgattttaaatatatttatatttatttacttatacttaacctatatattatatatttacttatatttaacCTATATATTAGATATATTTActtgtatttaacccatatatattacatatatttacttatatttaacccatatatatTTACTTTTACTGAACCTATATATAATAcatgcatatttacatttatttacatatatacattatatacatgGAGCAGGGACTAATGTCTCGCTCTCTTCTTTGGAGGCTCTTTGGCCGGGGGCTCGTCCCACACATCGACCTCGATCAGGGGGGCATAACCCTTCAGCCCCGGGTTGCCAGAGGTCTCCGCGATGTCAATTATATTTTTGTCTCCCACCTGTTCGGTGAATTTCGGGCAGGAGACGGCAACCCACAGGCGCTGCTTTATCCTGCGCCCCAGATCGAGGGAGTGGGGGCGAGGTCGGCCAGAAGGGTAGAGCAGCCTTGGTTCCACGAGCCGCCGGTACATCGCCCTGTACTCCTCCACGCTGCGCCCGTGGATCCTCAGCGGCTCGGTCCTCCTGGCCTCCCAAAGAGCCTCCAAGGCTGGGTCTGTGGGATCCTTTGGGGGTAAGGGTTGGAGATCCGGGAGATCTGCTGCATTTAGGGCTCGACGCTCGTCCCGGGCCTTCTGCTGCCTCTGATCTGCCTCTTGAATCACTGTAACCTGAGACTCGCATTTTGGAAACAATATTGAAATTAATGCATGATATATTTGATGGATATTTTAACCAGAGAAGTTACAAAAATATTAACTTCAAACTTACCTCCTCCATCATGTGGATTTCAATCCAAAATAATCTGAAGACAACGTAGTAGTTCAGCAGGAGTTGAAAATCGGTCTTGATCTCAGAATGGTCaggagtctgtctgtctgctgttaTGATTCAAATTTGTAAAATACTGGTGATAACACTGCAGAATATTTGCGATGATTTAAGATGCTGGGCACCATGGATTCccaaaataaacaacaaatctTTGTATGAACAGCTTAAACTCAACTGATGTGCTGGTAAATGGTATAATAAATAGTATAATAAATATCtagcctggctgtggaggatgtCATTGATATTTCTAGCTGGCAGGAATGACCTTCAGATTTTTACATGTAAACCTGTACAGATGTTCTATTTGGTCAGTCTGCCATTTGTACTGCACATTACCACAGTATGAATAAAGAGCAAGTAGCTCTTCTGGAAGAACCCAACTTCCATCATCCTGTTCTGGTCAGGATCTcagtgggcctggagcctatactGAGCAGCGCAGGGCATGAGGCTGTACCCCATCCCTAACGTTGGATGGGATGGCCAGGCCATTGCAGGGGAGATACCCAGTCATACATTGTAGGCATATAAATGGTGTCACTCAGCTAAACTGCATGTCCAGAGTAGTTATGGGATTCCTATCTAATATGGTGAGAtcatgcacccccctccccccccagccctggaggtaTGAGGCATCGGTGCCAGTGTCCACTGTGCCACTCCACCCCTATTGCGATGCAGTGCAATTCAACAGAACAGCTGGCCAATAGATAGACGGGTTAGTAATACGGGGAGGGGGCAGTCGGCCAACAGACATGCGTGTTAGTAACAGGTCACCTCTGGCCCTGGAGTTCCTCCAGGTAGCGTCCGCTGAGGGACATGTTCATCTCCAAGGCTTTAATGCGGTTGCTCAGCCTCATGAAGACAGACTCCTTCTGGTTGGATCCATGCACATGGTTCCCATTGGCCAGATCGGAGAAGTTCTGCTCAGCATAAAAGTCTGTGGCGGTCCGGTGGACCTGCCCATTGCTGGAGGTAACACTGAGGaggtcctccagggactcttccTGTTTGTCTGGGAGCATCTGAGGCGGCTCCGGGGACTCTGCAGAGTCTGCCTCTTTCTGGGCCTCCCCAGGCACAGCCTGGCCTCCCTCTGGATCTCCTGGAGGAGCTGGCACCTCCGTGGCCAGGGGGGTCTCAGGAGGGAGGACTTGAGTGGGTGTGGTGGTGCCTCGGTGCTCAGTGTCAGCCCTGGGGTCCTCTGAGAAGCTGCGGATGGAGACACTGACCTCACTGCTGGTGTCAAGAGTCCGGCTCTCCTGCTGCTCCTgagcacctcccctcaaggacaTAGCCCCCTTCTCCAGGAGCTCCTGGCTTGAGGACATAGGCATCTCAACCGAAGATGTGCCGATGGTCCCGGTTGTAGTGATGAAGCCTTGTAGCAGAGGAGACGGGGACTGGCTGGGCTCCAGGGCTAGAGTCTCGGCCATATGAGTAGGGCCGTGGGGGACCTCCGTCTGCCCGGGAATCTCCTCAAGGGTGGAGGTGGCTTCTTCCTCAGGAAGTGGCTGCACGGTGTGGTCCAGATGTTGAGTCGGTGGGGTGTGGATGTCTACGTCGCCGGCCCAGAGTGACGGAGCACCACAGGCGGAGGTACTCCAGAAAGGTGGCACGGCAGGAGATCCCAGAGAGCTCCTTGCAGAGGGCGTTGCTCTCCAGCTGCCTGGGATCAGGCCCCCCTGAGGTCAAGGGCTCCCCCTCCTGGTCATCAGGCTCCACTGCAGTCACAGTTACCTGGTCAGATTCTTCCtcgtcctcctcatcctccacaAGGACCACAATCGGACTCTCTTCTGGCATGGGGGGCCCTGGATCCTCAGCAAGATCCGGCAATTCCGGATCCACAGTCTCATTCCTGGGGGGAGCACAACATGACCAAACCATCACCAAAGTCTGACGTGGCTGAGCTACAGTGAATTAAACAGCTGATACAGTAATTAAACACAAAAACCCCCAGGTGGCGGCTGACGGGCATGATACTAATTAACCACCGCATCCATgtgaagcacccccccccccccgtgtgatCCGGTGGTTTTTGTGTGACACTCACTCTGGGacggaggtgggggggaggctAAGCAGGGTCTCTGTCACAGAGGAATCATCAGTCACATTCGCAGCCTCCGCAGACACGTTTCCTGGGGGGAGAGGGTGGCTTTAATACTCGGTGGATTACCAGGGTAACGATGGCGGGATAGCGGGAAACGTCGGGGCCTCGTACCGTCCTGAGTGGCACTGCCCCCCAACACGTTGACCGCAAGGTTGTTCACCATATTCAGGATGGCATCTATAGCAAAAAAAcacgcacatacgcacacagacacacagtgaaAAGCCACATGGAGACAATcagcccccacaggggcagggttAGGTTACATTTTGCTGCAATGCTTTAacggtgccccctacaggtttaCAGGGAAACTGACTTTTAATTTAATCATTAATATCACTCGCTGTGTGTAACCAATGGACTCGATTGAAGGGTCCATGTGGAGGAAGGAGGACACATTTATTCCCTGAAGAGTGTAAAACGACCCCGAACTCGTACCCGTGGCAGAGTCGATCAGGTTCTTGGAGGATTTGTCATCGACGGGTACGTAGCCGGGAAGGAAAtctgtgagggagagagagcaagagacgGCATTAAGGGCATTAAATGAGCAACTGCTCGCTCTCAAGCATGTTCAGCCCACCGTCCGACCGGCTCACCATAATCCTCATCCAGATCCTCGGTTCGGTCGGAAGGGAACTGCAACTCGGAGATCTCCTCGTACTCCTCTACCATGCTGGTCCCAAACACCCTGCGGAGTCCAATCGCCATCCAGCACGTCAGCTTCAtgatcatttaaagcataaatcaTTCAGTGGGtgctacagtaaaatcccgttatagtggactcgcatataacggaatatcgtctataacggacaaGGTCTGCTGGTCCCGGCCATgcacctttaagaacatgcagaaaaagcatcgaatatagcggactcacatataacggaatttcgcttataacggacaaacaatttggtccccagggccgcttttaactgtagttttgttcggctataacagacatgcaggctccgcctacaaggcgcgcggtgtgccggtgatatccagctcaAATacatagtcgggattattaatagtcaggcatctggtcaggtaaagttggattactacatgtacaatataataatctataccacaagtgtgtctgctgtggtgtggcatgagtaaatagtgtcctgtagttgtgttctgggctacagcaactctggatataacggactctggatataacgggctttggatataacggactttggatataatggactgttttgccaggtcccttgaagtcctttataactggattttactgtagtgcaaaatataattgaaaacgCACAATAACGACACAGTGAGATAACGAGCCAAAAAGGTGCTCACAGACACGGTACCTGATCAGGCTGAGGGGGCAGAAATGTTCAGACCCAAAATGGGACAGCAGTTCCACCTACAGGGGGCACGATTTTTAAGAAACAGATTAAGAAAAGGTTCTATCATAAAACATGTATCAGTTTAAAAAATAGCTAGGAGTGAGAATGACGGTTATGCCACGACAGCGCTAACCTTGATGTACTTGATGAACGTCTGAAGCGATGGAACGGAGAAGAAGAGGGAAAAAAGTGAGCGTGGAGGCCAGCTTCATGCCAAGAGCAACTTAGCAACCAGAGATTAAAAAAGCACTCAGATAACCTAGaaacatgggggaggggggctaaaAGGGGGTCAGTAAGGGTCTGCGGGCATGCCAGAGGATTGGGGCGAATCAGGCACATTCCACATGCAAGCCTGACTGCCTGTGTGCATGAAATGGCTACGGGCAGAGATTTGCAGCATTTTAGCTCAGTTTCAGATCACTGAAGGTCTCTACTGACTACAGATCAAGAGACAGGAAGTTAGAAACGACAGGGCATGAGACAGGACATGCGAGAGGGcatgcttgggggggggcatgctccaAAGGGGGCCTCTTCTAGAGCCTGGGGGGTTCACATGACTACCATCTGCTGGTGTCTCTAATGAAAGTCGGTATGTTGGGCTGGTGTCCGCAAACCCTAGGCTGTAGGATTGCTGAGATTTTGCAGACCTTAACTGCACTGAGATTCACCCTGTAAATAAAGGTGACAAGCTCCTTACTGATGGCTTAAGAGGGGCTGTGCTGGAAAATCTCTTAGGACTCGATCAACGCTCTGACCAGCTCTGGCAGACTGTCCTTGGCATCTCCCATGATGCATCGGGGCTGGCCCTACCTTGACGTATTTGGCGTAGAGCTGCTCGTCCAGCGGGAAGCTCTGCACCGTGCGTTTGTCCTGGGCGTGGAAGGTGCCCAGCTTCATCCACTTGTTGGTCGGATACCTGGCAGAGGGAGATGGAGGAAGAGAAGGCTAAGCAGCCTGGAGCTTCGCTTGATACACAGCTAAGGTGTGTCGGAGGCAGAATGTGGCTGACCGGTCGCTGATGGACACCAGGAAGTCCTTGGGCGTGGAAGAGAACAGCTCAAAGTTGGCGATGTCCAGCTGCTTCACCTGGATGGGTTCGCACAGCTCTATGACAAACCTGGGAGGAGGAAGCAGCTGGTAAAGAGCTCAGGAGTCTCCAGAGGTCACGTTGCTGAGCACAGGTACCATGCCCTCAGCTCAGGACTGCTAAGCACACCTCAACACGCTCGCCAACACAGACCGGTAagcaaaacacaagaaaaacacaaaaatataaaagttaaaaataatatatagcaAACTGAAAAGAATATACAAGAAAACAAGCTTCTGACAGTCACAGAAATGGGATGGAGCTTCTGGTTTTGAATTGCACTTTCCCCAAAGGTTACTGCTGACTTTGTGGTCTACCATGACATATAGTACAGAAGAGTGTGAACTCACCAGATCTTGTTGCTGCAGGGGTTGAGCATGTAGAGGTCCATGTTCTCCATGAGAATCGCTGAGGTGCTCTGAAAAGCACGGACCTTCTCACCAACCGTTCGACTTGAGACATGAGAGAGACTGTACCATCTCTTAACACGCTTACTCTTAGACACATCAAGCCTTTAAGAACTAATGGGTTCGCAGGTGTATCCAAGACGGCTTTCAGGAACATATAGATCTGAGATCTGGAGCATATTATGGATGGTGACATGAACCATCCATCTTTTAAATGCCTCCATGTCAGGGTTTCAGAGGGTTTGGAGACCTTCAGagtgcacagggcacagggctgggagacaccctggatgggatgccagtccatcgcatggcagacACAAACAGTCATAGTCATAAGCACTATAATCTTAAGACGGTTCCTGAAGGTCAGCAATGGTACCTTGGC
This genomic interval from Brienomyrus brachyistius isolate T26 chromosome 21, BBRACH_0.4, whole genome shotgun sequence contains the following:
- the LOC125716720 gene encoding uncharacterized protein C22orf31-like isoform X2, yielding MMEEVTVIQEADQRQQKARDERRALNAADLPDLQPLPPKDPTDPALEALWEARRTEPLRIHGRSVEEYRAMYRRLVEPRLLYPSGRPRPHSLDLGRRIKQRLWVAVSCPKFTEQVGDKNIIDIAETSGNPGLKGYAPLIEVDVWDEPPAKEPPKKRARH
- the LOC125716720 gene encoding uncharacterized protein C22orf31-like isoform X1, producing MMEESQVTVIQEADQRQQKARDERRALNAADLPDLQPLPPKDPTDPALEALWEARRTEPLRIHGRSVEEYRAMYRRLVEPRLLYPSGRPRPHSLDLGRRIKQRLWVAVSCPKFTEQVGDKNIIDIAETSGNPGLKGYAPLIEVDVWDEPPAKEPPKKRARH